TGGATTTCATTCTTTCGGCAGGTGCAGCAATCACCAAAAGCACTTGTTATAAGAATAGTCCACAAGCACGGAAAGCCGCCGAAGAAGCCATTTATTGGGCTACGGAGAAGTTAAAGAAGGAAAATGTAACATAAAGAGAGTGTATACTTTTCGAAAGTAAATACTTATTATTGAAGACGATTTTTGAATTACGGAAATCTGCAAAATCCAAAAAATACACGTATCTTTGTGCCTCAAAAAAAGAAATATTATTAAGAAATTGAATATAAATGAGAGATTTATTTGAACACATAAAAGA
This genomic window from Capnocytophaga canimorsus contains:
- a CDS encoding recombinase RecA; protein product: MSFTTQQRKELTALKGIGDIFVTRLEQMGFDSVDKLAEASVDFILSAGAAITKSTCYKNSPQARKAAEEAIYWATEKLKKENVT